Proteins from one Aspergillus nidulans FGSC A4 chromosome VIII genomic window:
- a CDS encoding EthD domain-containing protein (transcript_id=CADANIAT00001546): protein MPTEVVLTITGFRKPGLDESSLHEYLTNHHAPLALPFLLKYGVKEYSLIDQFSTFTPHVEQMHMTEKLADCDYIVQFVMDDIRQFTRLWEDEEFRKTVKPDHVNFADESKSGISIGYRTRFISPEEGLGQLKN from the exons ATGCCCACCGAAGTGGTCTTAACAATAACTGGCTTCCGCAAGCCTGGTCTCGATGAGTCCTCCTTGCACGAGTATTTAACAAACCACCATGCACCCCTTGCGCTACCCTTCCTGCTGAAATACGGTGTTAAGGAGTATAGCCTG ATCGACCAATTCTCCACCTTCACACCCCACGTCGAGCAGATGCATATGACCGAGAAGCTAGCGGATTGTGACTACATCGTGCAGTTTGTTATGGATGATATTAGGCAGTTTACAAGACTctgggaggacgaggagttcCGGAAAACTGTTAAGCCGGATCATGTGAACTTTGCGGACGAGAGCAAGTCTGG GATATCGATTGGGTACAGGACGAGATTCATCTCGCCGGAGGAAGGGTTGGGGCAGTTGAAAAATTGA